In the Desulfobacterales bacterium genome, TTGTCTAAAATTAACCTATCACCCTGATTCTTCAGGATCAACGAGGTTTTTTACTTTTCTTGACGGTGAATCAGGGAGGGGGAAACTATCTTCCCTGGTTGCAGAGAACAAAAAATGAATTATTATCTAAAGACTTGTTTGATATTTTGTCCGGTATGATAACGCAACAGATGACGGATTTCGCCCGTGGCGCCAACATTATCCCATGAAAATCTAAATTTTTACAAAATGGAACTGTGTCGATTTTCGGCAAAGGCATATGTAAGGAGGTTGTGTGGTCCATTCACCGGCCTGCTGAGTGTCCGGTTGCCCCATGGCGATCGGGTGCTGATCACCCCGGCAGGCGCCTCCCTTGGGGAAATCGGGCCTGAAAATCTGATCCTGCTGGACTTGGAAGAAAATATTATTGAGAAACCGGCGGGGGTGATCGCGCCGGCGGACACGCCCTATGTCATCAATTCATATAAAAAACGACGGGATGTTTTTGCCATCGGCCATTTTCACCCGCCCTTTGCCACCGCATATTCCATAACCTCCAGCGAAATCCCTTTAATTACCGCCCACAGCCGGCGAACGCTAAGGGAAATCCTCCGGGTAAAATGCCAAACCTGTCCGTCGCGGTTTGAAGGACTGTGCCTATGTATGGAAGGGCAGAGAAAAAGCTATGCCGGCGTGAATATCCTGCTGCTTGAAGACAACGGGATTGTCACTTTGGGGAAAAACCTTGGGGAGGTATTGTCTTTCGCCGGTCTGGTGGAGGAGACCGCCCGGATCGCGTGGCTTTCTGAAAATCTTTCGATAAAACCTCTTTCTAAACCGCGTTGACCCAAGGGTAAATATGAGATAGTACCCTTTTGGACCCTTTCTCCCGGCCATTTGGGAGAAGTTTCAATTTTATGAACCGTGCCCTGAAAATTAAAAGGTGAGGAAAGCGCCCCCCATTTTGAAATCCATCCGTTTAATAAAGCCATATTTTCTGGAAAACCGACCGGCCATCGTGTTCGGCATCGTTTGCCTGATCGCCGTTGACTTTTTTCAGCTGTTCATCCCGCGGGTATTAAAATGGGCGGTGGATGACCTGACGGCCTTTAGAGCCGACGGTGCTGACCTGGCGGTCTATGCCCTCTATATTGCCGCGACGGGCCTTATGATCGGATTTTTTCGATACTTCTGGCGCCTGTGCCTTATCGGCACCTCCCGGCGTGTGGAAGAAGGGCTGCGCAACAGGCTTTTTTTTCATATCCAGACGCTTTCGGCCGCCTATTTCGACGGGGTCAAAACCGGCGATCTGATGGCTCACGCCACCAATGACCTTCAGCACGTGCGCATGGCCATGGGCATGGGGCTGGTGGCCCTCACCGATGCTGTTGTCCTGGGCGCGGCCGCCATCGGATTCATGGTCTACATCAACCTGAAACTGACGCTGTTTGTTCTCATCC is a window encoding:
- a CDS encoding class II aldolase/adducin family protein, translating into MELCRFSAKAYVRRLCGPFTGLLSVRLPHGDRVLITPAGASLGEIGPENLILLDLEENIIEKPAGVIAPADTPYVINSYKKRRDVFAIGHFHPPFATAYSITSSEIPLITAHSRRTLREILRVKCQTCPSRFEGLCLCMEGQRKSYAGVNILLLEDNGIVTLGKNLGEVLSFAGLVEETARIAWLSENLSIKPLSKPR